In a single window of the Pseudochaenichthys georgianus chromosome 16, fPseGeo1.2, whole genome shotgun sequence genome:
- the LOC117461149 gene encoding uncharacterized protein yields the protein MKPEHQDLVLQACGASSLCVGAKIQTLWSGYGEIVRLQLQGSDWPSVVVKHVKFPEEAEHPGGWNTDRSHTRKVRSYQVETHWYQNFSTNQSCRTPACLAARSYGDEMLIVLEDLDVAGYDQRRTSVKDREIKACLSWLAHFHALFLGVEPEGLWPVGTYWHLETRPDELEAMGHPELKAAAGDIDKILNECRFKAIVHGDAKLANFCFSEGGRDVAAVDFQYVGGGCGMKDVVYFLGSCMEEKQCEKRVPGLLDYYFSELKQSVKKDVDFAALETEWREMFVYAWTDFHRFLLGWQPGHWKINRYSKQLTKEVLRKLKL from the exons ATGAAACCGGAGCACCAGGATCTGGTCCTGCAGGCCTGCGGGGCCTCCTCCCTGTGTGTGGGGGCAAAGATCCAGACGCTGTGGAGCGGGTACGGGGAGATCGTGCGGCTGCAGCTGCAGGGCTCTGATTGGCCGTCTGTGGTCGTCAAACACGTCAAGTTTCCAGAGGAGGCGGAGCATCCCGGCGGCTGGAACACAGATCGCTCACACACACGTAAAGTGAGATCCTACCAGGTGGAGACTCACTGGTACCAGAACTTCTCCACCAATCAGAGCTGCAGGACCCCCGCCTGCCTGGCTGCTCGTTCCTATGGAGACGAGATGCTGATCGTGCTCGAGGACCTGGATGTGGCCGGGTATGATCAGAGGAG GACCAGCGTGAAGGACAGAGAAATAAAGGCTTGTCTCAGCTGGCTGGCCCACTTCCACGCTCTCTTCCTGGGCGTGGAACCTGAGGGTCTGTGGCCCGTCGGCACATACTGGCACCTGGAGACCCGGCCCGACGAGCTGGAGGCCATGGGCCATCCCGAGCTGAAAGCAGCAGCCGGGGACATCGACAAGATCCTCAACGAATGTCGCTTCAAGGCGATCGTTCACGGAGACGCCAAGTTAGCCAACTTCTGTTTCTCAGAAGGTGGGCGGGACGTGGCGGCGGTAGACTTTCAGTATGTGGGAGGAGGCTGTGGGATGAAGGACGTTGTGTATTTTTTAGGAAGCTGCATGGAGGAGAAGCAGTGTGAAAAGAGGGTACCAGGCCTGCTGGACTACTATTTTAGTGAACTGAAGCAATCTGTGAAAAAAGATGTGGACTTTGCTGCCCTGGAGACGGAGTGGAGGGAGATGTTTGTTTATGCCTGGACAGATTTTCATCGCTTTCTGCTGGGATGGCAGCCTGGACACTGGAAGATCAACCGCTACAGTAAACAGCTGACCAAGGAGGTGCTCCGAAAACTGAAGCTGTAA
- the herpud2 gene encoding homocysteine-responsive endoplasmic reticulum-resident ubiquitin-like domain member 2 protein encodes MDSWAVDSPVTLVLKAPNQKYEDQTINCFLNWTVERLKTHISNVYPSKPLSKDQRLVYSGRLLQDHLQLKDVLRKQDEYHMMHLVCASHTPPASPSPRSPSTANSSAPDSTSSDGASSASAASSSSSSSVPGSYDGLRYRGGGGFPQSNPQGPAGVPQWPDGAQVPLQGDLPANMPPHPMYMPMQMLWWQQMYARHYYMQYQAAVAASQPPSDPPPSPPSSSPHQPAQPNEAVQPNPPLGPNPAPNPLPENQPANPNIQMNAQGGAVMNDDELNRDWLDWLYTVSRAGVLLSIVYFYSSFSRFAMVVGAMLLVYLHQAGWFPFRPDQQNVGGGGGGGGAAAAPREEAERHQDIQEMERLMDEGLEEEDSVEGGGGVAEDQAAAAPPEPPFLSTAWSFIRTFFTSLIPDGRPQPAN; translated from the exons ATGGACTCCTGGGCAGTTGATAGTCCTGTGACCCTGGTCCTCAAGGCCCCCAACCAGAAGTATGAAGACCAGACCATAAACTGCTTCCTCAACTGGACCGTGGAGAGGCTGAAGACTCACATCTCCAACGTGTACCCCAGCAAGCCG ctgtCCAAAGACCAGCGGCTGGTTTACTCGGGAAGACTCCTGCAAGACCACCTGCAGCTCAAAGACGTGCTCAGAAAG CAGGATGAATACCACATGATGCACCTGGTGTGTGCCTCTCACACCCCCCCCGCCTCGCCCTCCCCCCGCAGCCCCTCCACGGCCAACTCTTCTGCTCCTGACTCCACC AGTTCAGACGGTGCCAGCTCTGCCTCCGCTGCcagttcctcctcttcctcttctgtcCCAGGAAGTTATGATGGCCTGAGGTATCGCGGCGGCGGCGGCTTCCCCCAGTCCAACCCTCAGGGCCCCGCTGGAGTCCCTCAGTG GCCTGACGGAGCGCAGGTCCCGTTGCAGGGCGACCTCCCCGCCAACATGCCCCCCCACCCCATGTACATGCCCATGCAGATGCTGTGGTGGCAGCAGATGTACGCACGCCACTACTACATGCAGTA tCAAGCAGCAGTAGCTGCCTCCCAGCCTCCCAGcgacccccctccctcccccccttCCTCCTCACCCCATCAGCCAGCCCAGCCTAATGAAGCCGTGCAGCCCAACCCCCCGCTGGGACCCAACCCGGCCCCCAACCCGCTGCCCGAGAACCAGCCGGCCAACCCCAACATCCAGATGAACGCGCAGGGCGGCGCGGTGATGAACGACGACGAGCTGAACCGTGATTGGCTGGACTGGCTTTACACGGTGTCACGCGCCGGAGTGCTGCTCAGCATCGTCTACTTCTACTCCTCCTTCAGCCGCTTCgccatggtggtgggggccatgCTGCTCGTATACCT GCATCAGGCCGGTTGGTTTCCCTTCAGGCCGGATCAGCAGAAcgtcggaggaggaggaggaggaggaggagcagcagcCGCGCCTCGAGAGGAAGCAGAGAGACACCAAGACATACAGGAAATG gAGCGTCTGATGGACGAGGgtctggaggaggaggacagcgtggaggggggggggggagtcgcaGAGGACCAGGCTGCTGCTGCCCCCCCCGAGCCTCCCTTCCTCTCCACTGCCTGGTCCTTCATCAGAACCTTCTTCACCTCGCTCATCCCGGACGGACGACCCCAACCCGCCAACTAG